In one window of Chloroflexota bacterium DNA:
- a CDS encoding MoaD/ThiS family protein, protein MKLTVEMFGLARRLTQEKAVEIEVSEGATLRDVVTALTNRYPVLIGQVFAPQTHEFVAPYFFVIDGKRPAQSLDVQVQEGQKLILMFQEAGG, encoded by the coding sequence GTGAAACTCACTGTGGAGATGTTCGGCCTCGCCCGACGCCTGACCCAAGAGAAGGCGGTAGAGATTGAGGTCAGCGAAGGAGCTACCCTCCGCGATGTGGTGACGGCACTGACGAACCGATATCCGGTATTGATAGGGCAGGTCTTCGCACCGCAGACCCACGAATTCGTAGCACCCTATTTTTTCGTCATTGACGGGAAACGTCCGGCGCAGAGCCTGGACGTACAAGTCCAAGAGGGACAAAAACTGATCCTAATGTTTCAAGAAGCGGGAGGATAA